The DNA region TTGTTCTGCTAGAGCTTTCGCTATTGGTGCAAATTCAGAAGCAAGTTCTGCATCTACTGTTTGCTCAGCAAGTGCTTTTGCCCAGTAAGTTGCAAGGTAGTAGTGGCTGCCACGGTTATCCAACTCACCTACTTTGCGTGATGGCGATTTGTTTTCGTCTAGGAACTCACCTGTTGCTTTATCAAGCGCATCAGCCAGAACCTGAGCTCTCGCATTACCAGCGACTGTGCTTAGGTGCTCGAGAGATGCTGCTAAAGCAAGGAACTCACCCAATGAATCCCAACGTAGGTGGTTCTCTTTCTCTACTTGTTGGACGTGTTTTGGTGCTGAACCACCTGCACCTGTTTCGAACAGACCACCACCATTCATCAATGGAACGATAGATAGCATCTTCGCAGATGTACCTAACTCTAGAATTGGGAACAAATCAGTTAGGTAATCACGCAATACGTTACCAGTAACTGAAATGGTATCTAGACCTTCTTTAATACGCTCTAGAGAGAATTGACATGCGTCGATTGGCGCGAGGATCTTGATCTCTAAACCAGAAGTATCGTGCTCTGGAAGGTACGCATTCACTTTCTTAATCAATTCCGCATCGTGTGCACGGTTTTCATCTAGCCAAAATACAGCTGGAACACCGGTTGCACGAGCGCGAGTCACTGCGAGTTTCACCCAGTCTTGAATTGGCGCGTCTTTCACCTGACACATACGGAAGATGTCGCCTTCTTCTACTGTTTGCTCAAGAAGAACCGCACCAGAAGCGTCTACAACACGTACAGTACCAGTTGCATCTAGGATGAATGTCTTATCGTGTGAGCCGTACTCTTCAGCCTTCTGAGCCATTAGACCTACGTTCGGTACGCTACCCATTGTTGTTGGGTCAAATGCACCGTGCTCTTTACAGAAATCGATAACTGCTTGGTAAATACCTGCATAACTACGATCTGGGATCATTGCCTTAGTATCTTTCTGCTTGCCGTCTGGTCCCCACATTTGACCAGAGGCACGAAGCATTGCAGGCATAGAAGCATCAACGATAATATCGCTTGGTACGTGCAGGTTTGTAATACCGCGATCTGAATCAACCATCGCTAGTGCTGGTTGTGTTTCGTATACCGCTAGGATTGATGCTTCAATTTCTGCTTTCTGAACAGCAGGCAAAGACTCAATCTTCGCATAGACATCACCAAGGCCGTTGTTAACATCTACACCTAGCTCTTCAAACAGCTTGCCGTATTTAGCAAAGACGTCTTTATAGTAAACCTTTACTGCATGACCAAAGATAACAGGGTCAGAAACCTTCATCATAGTTGCTTTCATGTGAAGAGAAAGCAGGACGTCTTGCTCTTTTGCTTC from Vibrio hyugaensis includes:
- a CDS encoding NADP-dependent isocitrate dehydrogenase, translating into MPTEKPTIIYTITDEAPALATYSLLPIIQSFTASSGINVDTRDISLAGRIIANFPEHLKEEQRIGDALAELGELAKTPEANIIKLPNISASIPQLKAAIKELQAKGYALPNYPEEPTTYEEEAIKATYDKIKGSAVNPVLREGNSDRRAPLSVKNYAKKNPHSMGAWSAESQSHVSSMTGNDFFGSEKSTTVSGATEVKIEFVAADGAVKELKPAFPIQDKEVIDCSVMNKNALVSFFEKEIVEAKEQDVLLSLHMKATMMKVSDPVIFGHAVKVYYKDVFAKYGKLFEELGVDVNNGLGDVYAKIESLPAVQKAEIEASILAVYETQPALAMVDSDRGITNLHVPSDIIVDASMPAMLRASGQMWGPDGKQKDTKAMIPDRSYAGIYQAVIDFCKEHGAFDPTTMGSVPNVGLMAQKAEEYGSHDKTFILDATGTVRVVDASGAVLLEQTVEEGDIFRMCQVKDAPIQDWVKLAVTRARATGVPAVFWLDENRAHDAELIKKVNAYLPEHDTSGLEIKILAPIDACQFSLERIKEGLDTISVTGNVLRDYLTDLFPILELGTSAKMLSIVPLMNGGGLFETGAGGSAPKHVQQVEKENHLRWDSLGEFLALAASLEHLSTVAGNARAQVLADALDKATGEFLDENKSPSRKVGELDNRGSHYYLATYWAKALAEQTVDAELASEFAPIAKALAEQEEAIVAELNNAQGVKGELGGYYALDDALASTLMRPSTTLNGIINK